A window of the Lactuca sativa cultivar Salinas chromosome 7, Lsat_Salinas_v11, whole genome shotgun sequence genome harbors these coding sequences:
- the LOC111894004 gene encoding xyloglucan endotransglucosylase protein 1-like, producing the protein MAKSNSNLCAVVLLISILIVAASAGSFYDDMDISFGGELAKILNGGQDLSLSLDQYSGSGFQSKHEYLFGRFDMQLKLVPGNSAGTVTTFYLSSQGAGHDEIDFEFLGNSTGNPYTIHTNVYSQGKGNKEQQFHLWFDPTAAFHTYTIVWNSLRIIFLIDNIPVRVFNNNDAAGVPFPKSQPMRVYASLWNADDWATQGGRVKTDWTNAPFTALYRKFNANAKKVGPNSVSTSSINDNQSWSTQGLDAAGRNRIRWVQTKHMIYNYCNDRKRFPNGISVECKTSRFL; encoded by the exons ATGGCAAAGTCGAACTCTAATCTTTGTGCAGTTGTTCTTTTAATATCAATTCTAATAGTAGCAGCATCAGCAGGGAGTTTTTACGATGACATGGACATCAGTTTTGGGGGTGAACTTGCTAAAATTCTGAATGGAGGTCAGGATCTTTCACTTTCACTCGACCAATACTCTGGATCGGGTTTCCAGTCGAAGCACGAGTACCTGTTTGGAAGGTTCGACATGCAACTCAAACTAGTACCAGGCAATTCTGCTGGCACCGTCACCACATTCTAC TTGTCATCACAAGGTGCGGGTCACGATGAGATCGACTTCGAGTTCTTGGGCAACTCCACGGGAAACCCTTACACAATTCACACCAATGTGTATTCACAAGGGAAAGGAAACAAAGAACAGCAGTTCCACCTTTGGTTTGACCCTACCGCAGCCTTCCACACCTATACCATCGTATGGAACAGTCTAAGAATTAT TTTCTTGATAGATAACATACCAGTAAGGGTGTTCAATAACAATGATGCTGCTGGAGTCCCATTTCCCAAGAGCCAACCCATGAGGGTTTATGCCAGCCTGTGGAACGCGGATGACTGGGCAACCCAAGGTGGGCGTGTGAAGACCGACTGGACTAATGCGCCTTTCACCGCGTTATACAGGAAATTCAATGCCAATGCCAAAAAAGTTGGTCCCAATTCAGTATCTACAAGCTCAATAAATGATAACCAGTCATGGAGTACCCAAGGACTTGATGCAGCTGGCCGAAATAGGATCCGATGGGTGCAAACCAAGCACATGATCTACAACTACTGCAACGACCGCAAACGGTTTCCCAATGGTATTTCAGTGGAATGCAAGACCTCTAGATTCCTTTAA